In Saccharomyces paradoxus chromosome IV, complete sequence, the DNA window CGAGATTTTTGCAGACTAtggaacaagaagaaatgctAGAGCACGGCgataaaattttaagtTTGCAAGTCGAGATCTATAAATTACAACCTTCGCTCATGGCGCTGGACCATCTGGATGatgagaagaaattttattatctAGAATTATTCGAGATAATGAAGATCTCCACCTTGatgttttttcaattaacTTTATTAAAGATAGACAAAGATTCACTGGAACTGCAGATACTGAGAAACAAACTGGATTCAAAACTAGACAAGGTCATCGGAACTTTTTTAGAAGGGTCGTTGTGCTTCCCACTTTTTATTTACGGCGTATGCATTCAGAAGGACGATATAGAGAACAAAATAGATTTAGAAGCTAAATTCGATGACATTTTGAAACGATATAAATGTtacaattttcaaaatgcaAGGTTATTAATGCGGAAAATTTGGCAAAACGAAGCTGACGGCATCAGTGAGCATGATCTAGTGCATATGATTGACGAATTAGATTACAATATCAATTTTGCttgaatattattaattttcttctctccGGCGTCCCAAATTATCGTTTCACtatatgaatttttttttgtaggaTATACGCATTCAAAACGATTTATACCTATACAATGAAGAAATGCTACCTTAAGAAATAGAATTATTTACCTAATTAACCATTTGAGATGATTATTTTCAGGGGTGTCCGAGTCCACCTCTACAACATCCACTTGGCCGATTTGGTACCTATAATCACCTGTCTTGGAGTCCTCCACAAAACTTATGCTTCTCTCAGATTTTCTGCGTGGTCTATCCATTACAGCCATTCTTGAATATGGCGTGTCAGTGCCACCAATCATATCTACATCACGGTTGCTTTCCCCTTCGCTTGCGCTATCATCTCCATTCGAGTGAACGTCATGATCCCATACAGGTTTATACGGATTTCCCCTGGGAAATTCGTGACCATCCAGGACTTGTATCCTTTGATAGCGTTCACTGTCGCCATCCTCATCACTTGCTTCCCTTTCGCATGCGGGGACTTCTCTTTTCTGCTTTGCAGTTCTTGTTAATTTAGTCTTAGCCTTCAATTTAGCTCTTTTCTTGGAGTTTGCCTTTAATTTACCCTTgatcttcaaaattaaaTCTTCAAAGTCGTCTTCGTGTGCATCGTATACTACCTTATACGATTGTTGGTACTGTGTGGCAAATAAGTCCTGGTTCCAGGCAAAACCTTGGCTTTGAGATAcagatattttgaaatttggcCTTATTTCTGCAGTATATGTAAATACCGAACTGGCATTTGAATATACGATAAGTTTCTCTTTATCATCCATGACTCCCTGGTGATGCGCTATTGAGCACGATATAACTATCTGCACTTAACGTAAATAATAACCTCTATTTATCCTTATCAAATTAGTTGATAGAGTCTTTCCCTTTAAAAGCGCCCTTACCTCGTTCCAAACGGCGCTAGTAGGAAATTTAACAAATCGCTCTTCTTGTGGGGGATGGTCATCACAGACTACAGACAGcacatcaaagaaaagatgaaaaaacgAGTGAATATGATTCTGCCTATTTCCTTACTAATCCATAACACCGGAGAGTAGGGAGGAGAACTTGAAACTGAGGTTTCACCATCTTCAACACTCATATATTGCCAATTGCTTCTCGACGAGGAAAATTGTGATAGTTGCTACTTACAAGTGCGATGGTTCTCGTTCAATACTTAAAATTGCTCCAAAGACCTATAACTGCTAACCGAAGATCCATCAATTGCTCAAGAATGTTTAGTTTTGAAATATGTTAACctattttcttatatatttacTACTTAATACTTATTAAGCTATTCTTACTTTCTTCCACGGATACACATAATGCCTctgttgattttttcccCTTGATTTACTTGAATACTTTGTTTAACTTGgttcttattattatcaatagtacatattttgaaattattacACTCTTTTTGAGTAGCAATATGTCAATTGTAGCTTGTAGTGTGTGGGTTTTCACTACTTGACATTAATAACAGAATTTCATAGAAGaaggaagatgaaaaatttcattaataaGGGGAAGGACATCCGAATAGTTCTTTGAGAAAATGACAGACATGAATCATTAAGTTTACTCCTCCGAAACCTccaaggaaagaagaaaaaagttaacctaaaataaaatgtcCGCTGCTACTGTTGGTAAACCTATTAAGTGcattgctgctgttgcGTATGATGCAAAGAAACCATTGagtattgaagaaattactGTAAATGCACCAAAAGCGCACGAGGTACGTatcaaaattgaatatACTGCTGTATGCCACACTGATGCGTACACTTTATCGGGTTCTGATCCAGAAGGGCTTTTCCCTTGTATCCTAGGTCACGAAGGTGCCGGTGTCGTGGAATCGGTAGGCGATGACGTTGTGACAGTCAAGCCCGGTGATCACGTTATAGCCTTATACACTGCTGAGTGTGGCAAATGTAAGTTCTGTACTTCTGGTAAAACCAACTTATGTGGTGCTGTCAGAGCTACTCAAGGAAAGGGTGTAATGCCTGATGGAACCACAAGATTTCATAATGCTAAAGGTGAAGATATTTACCATTTTATGGGTTGCTCGACTTTTTCTGAATATACCGTGGTAGCTGATGTGTCTGTAGTGGCCATTGATCCAAAAGCTCCATTGGATGCTGCCTGTTTACTGGGTTGCGGTGTTACCACTGGTTATGGCGCAGCTCTTAAGACAGCCAACGTGCAAAAGGGTGACACCGTTGCTGTATTTGGTTGCGGGACCGTGGGACTTTCGGCTATCCAAGGGGCAAAGTCAAGAGGCGCTTCCAAGATTATTGCTGTGGACATtaataacaagaaaaagcaatattgttttcaattCGGTGCCACAGATTTTGTTAACCCTAAGGAAGATTTGGCTAAAGGTCAAACTATTGTTGAAAAGCTAATTGAAATGACTGACGGTGGTCTAGATTTTACTTTTGACTGTACTGGTAATACCAAAATCATGAGAGACGCTTTGGAAGCCTGTCATAAGGGCTGGGGTCAATCCATTATTATTGGTGTGGCTGCTGctggtgaagaaatttctaCTAGACCATTCCAACTAGTCACCGGTAGAGTGTGGAAGGGCTCTGCATTTGGTGGCATCAAAGGTAGATCAGAAATGGGAGGTTTAATTAAAGACTACCAAAGCGGCGCCTTAAAAGTCGAAGAATTTATTACTCACAGAAGAccattcaaagaaattaacCAAGCTTTTGAAGATTTGCATAACGGTGATTGCTTAAGAACTGTCCTGAAGTTTGATGACGAGAAATAAATAGGTGTTGTTAATTAAACTATGTAAGCATctccaaaattttctgaaattcttgaaaatcAACGTCCTACATTCTATAAAAtgacatatatatgtgCACAACAATTACGTTCTCCAGCGgcctgaagaaaaaagtaagGGTAGAGAaagtatttatataaaaaaatgtaaaaaataaaaaatacaatgcagttaaatgaatttttgacCACGCCTGTTCATAACTACCAACGTACCGAACTATTAAAACCATTACCGAAAGCGCTACTATTACCATcattggaaaaattaacGTTAGTTTTGTCGCTTTTTAGCTCGTTAAACGAGCTACCATTCCCATCTCCCTCCTTCGTTGACTTTACCATCGACAACGGTGGTGACATAAATTCCATCAAACTAATATCACGGCCTTTGTTATCGTTCCCGTCGGTGCGATCGGTATTGTTGCCaccattattattaacagaaatattgttattactgGGGGCACGTGACGCTGGTCCAATCGTTGATGCGTCTATATAATGATTAGTTTCATTTGCATCAGCatttattgattttggACCACCACAGCGTAAGCATACTACGTTTTTAGCAAAGTTATGATACGTGCACGTAGAACATTTCCAATCCCCTGCTCTAAATGGTATGTTAGACCCACATCCTCCCATACCGACATTGGAATTacaattattattattattagtattagtattattattattactacCGTTATGATGATTGTTATTAtgattgttattattattgatattgttCCCATTACCATTCCCATTACCGTTGATGTTGTTATTACTGTTATATCTATTATTGGtcatattattaatattgttattgttattgttaatattattattataacGATAATTTGGGACCATATTGTTATTTCCCGAAAAATGATCTGCTATAATTATGGGCGATCCGCTGTTCGATGGTGCCAAGTTCAATGAATTTTGTCGCGACAATGGCGTAATTGCAGGAAAATGAGTTCTATTGTATGTCAATGCTGTTGGCGTGGTGTTAGCCACCATATTGAACTCAGGAGCACTATAGGGGTGATTTAATGCAGTGTTATTAATGTTGTTCGAAGAACCCGAGTTCACGCGATTGTTTAAGTTATTTCTACTACCATTAGcattattatttgagaTCACAGCATGCATTTGAATATTCGATGGGGCCGGAAAAGAACATCTAAAACAAGCAGTACgcctttgaaaatttgaaaaaccaCAAGATGGGCAATTCCAGTCACCTGGTCTTggtttatttttactttgGGGGAAAGGTGATAGAATTTCTTGTGCTTTATCGAGTACTCCGGTGGATGAAGGTTGAAGCTCAAGGACATGTTCCACCACCCTTGGTTGCTTAGTATTTGCCAGGTTAGACAGTATTGATCTCCCATTTAATGCAAGTACTTCAGTAGCTTCTTCATGTGTTTGGAAGACGACAAACCCCGAGATACTATCTTGATCTTCCACATAGGGACTGTTGTTTAGACTCCAGTTATTATTAACGTTAGATGTATCTTCTACGATGTTTTTAACAGTCCAAAACCCAACAG includes these proteins:
- the UGX2 gene encoding Ugx2p (similar to YDL169C), with the protein product MDDKEKLIVYSNASSVFTYTAEIRPNFKISVSQSQGFAWNQDLFATQYQQSYKVVYDAHEDDFEDLILKIKGKLKANSKKRAKLKAKTKLTRTAKQKREVPACEREASDEDGDSERYQRIQVLDGHEFPRGNPYKPVWDHDVHSNGDDSASEGESNRDVDMIGGTDTPYSRMAVMDRPRRKSERSISFVEDSKTGDYRYQIGQVDVVEVDSDTPENNHLKWLIR
- the NRP1 gene encoding Nrp1p (similar to YDL167C), with protein sequence MHYVVLELQVVHLPDTPKDQCRIANIAYQIVNAETLVCHYETSSLPNIEVNGEAKSLESAMVQLDKDIHDIIGNDEFVLVSLRSTWHIRVTLPRQARDDGFILTSYLQHPKVFDLWKEFDRWCVNHPEILGQKKTISNNNCNAKGNSASVAKNTKDLDEMVRILEVSTPNEDAGSVPQKYSLLKKTTEILIQLHKKCSSPEDMKSVLTQPYDSHTDIRTFLQERSKILYMNNLPPDTTQSELESWFTQYGVRPVGFWTVKNIVEDTSNVNNNWSLNNSPYVEDQDSISGFVVFQTHEEATEVLALNGRSILSNLANTKQPRVVEHVLELQPSSTGVLDKAQEILSPFPQSKNKPRPGDWNCPSCGFSNFQRRTACFRCSFPAPSNIQMHAVISNNNANGSRNNLNNRVNSGSSNNINNTALNHPYSAPEFNMVANTTPTALTYNRTHFPAITPLSRQNSLNLAPSNSGSPIIIADHFSGNNNMVPNYRYNNNINNNNNNINNMTNNRYNSNNNINGNGNGNGNNINNNNNHNNNHHNGSNNNNTNTNNNNNCNSNVGMGGCGSNIPFRAGDWKCSTCTYHNFAKNVVCLRCGGPKSINADANETNHYIDASTIGPASRAPSNNNISVNNNGGNNTDRTDGNDNKGRDISLMEFMSPPLSMVKSTKEGDGNGSSFNELKSDKTNVNFSNDGNSSAFGNGFNSSVRW
- the SFA1 gene encoding bifunctional alcohol dehydrogenase/S-(hydroxymethyl)glutathione dehydrogenase (Bifunctional alcohol dehydrogenase and formaldehyde dehydrogenase~similar to YDL168W) translates to MSAATVGKPIKCIAAVAYDAKKPLSIEEITVNAPKAHEVRIKIEYTAVCHTDAYTLSGSDPEGLFPCILGHEGAGVVESVGDDVVTVKPGDHVIALYTAECGKCKFCTSGKTNLCGAVRATQGKGVMPDGTTRFHNAKGEDIYHFMGCSTFSEYTVVADVSVVAIDPKAPLDAACLLGCGVTTGYGAALKTANVQKGDTVAVFGCGTVGLSAIQGAKSRGASKIIAVDINNKKKQYCFQFGATDFVNPKEDLAKGQTIVEKLIEMTDGGLDFTFDCTGNTKIMRDALEACHKGWGQSIIIGVAAAGEEISTRPFQLVTGRVWKGSAFGGIKGRSEMGGLIKDYQSGALKVEEFITHRRPFKEINQAFEDLHNGDCLRTVLKFDDEK